The Arctopsyche grandis isolate Sample6627 chromosome 12, ASM5162203v2, whole genome shotgun sequence genome includes the window GTGTATCacctttctattttttttttaacaagagtTTTTTTATCAGTCATTATCCTGTTTCTTGatcacacattataaatgttcttataaataaaaatttgagcactaatcaacccgaaattgagaaaataaacatcctaaaacaataacgaacagtCATTGTTTTAGGATGTTTAGGACCGTATGAGTTTGCGACTGGTGACGAATCCCAAAGGAATAagtcataacttaatttttaaaactactgcgatgtttcatttctttcgaaagagaattccctgttttcataactcacatccgcttgagatttatcaatcaatttttgtaaaataattaattaataaaaaatatattattttttttcggtcgtaagtgcgaaccgtcataagtcgaaccgtcgtaagtcgacgACTACCTGTAGAAGCATTTGAAGAAGGCGTAGAGAATTTTTTTAACGTTGGAATTGATTATTTGGGAAAATGGTGCAAATAAgatgttttttcatggatgcttctccATGATGTACCCGAATGGGAACAGGTTAAAAAAACTATTGCATATTTAACACTTTCAATGCTGAGCTAGAATCCGTGCTatgctgatattttataaaatagctctGTCTCACAAATGTTTTGACGTGTGGAGGTCTAGACATTTCTTGGAAGGCGCGTCTACCTGAATCTTGCATAAAGAACGCTATACAgtacctatatttattcattattttcgtaaaaaaaaaaacttctggaAATTTTTTGTTCGTAGAATTAGCAAATAATataacgatatttaaaaataataaaacactttaatttatgttttaacaaatatattttttaaataaaaattgcataaaatgatgataaaaaacttatatatcattaaaaattttgtCGTGATAAGATCTAAAGCACGGGTCTAGACACAAACCCGGCTGGTTTGTACATTCCATACAATAAAAGAGTGGATTTTCTCTCCTTTCGTTCACTCCAGCAATAGTGGCACCGTCTTCTTTTCGTTTTTCCCTGCTGGTCTTTGTCACAAAAACTGGGAAGATGATGGCGATGAAGATTTTGTTTTGGGGGAGGCCCtactaatttttctattatttccaGCCTAAAATCGTACAAAGACATTTTCTTGGTATTGTGCGTATTATACATGTAGTAAGAATTTAATAACATTGTCTGAAATAGATGTATGCCCAATTTTTTGTACCATCTTAAAGTTTTTCTCCTACATGGGTAGTAGGCTAACATCTGATCGTGGTAATCTTCTCCCCCCATAAATTTGTTATATTGAATTATCATATTGGGTTTTTCTACAACATTCTATTACATGATGTTTTCCAGGAATCGACTCACCATTATCGTGTAAGCaggtaaatcaaaaaaaaattggcatttttacatataaagtgaTAGCATCATATTTAAATCACCCATTGTACATTTTAGTATATTCACTTACATTTACTAAGACTAATATCTACTaagctttttgtataaaaatataatcaccaaaacatctatattttttgaataagttaaaaaataaacagtaaataacattacatatataaaattttaaatagagaGTGTATAGAGACTTTTAGTCGAAAAAATTGAATGCTTCTCGCGGTACTACAGCAAGTgcgtatcttttttttttgaaccaTTCTGTTGGAAAGGGACAAAGCGCGCTCGGCTACGGAAATTTTGTGAACACGACAGGCGTGTCGTTAGCACCCAACGGGTTAAGTGAAACGGGTATTAGGGCTTCACTACGCTGACCGCGTTCTGCGCAAGCCGAGCGTACAGTGTACACAAAGCAAAGCCGTGCTCAACTCATACGattttttagctcgcaattttaccgatttaaaattcggcacacttccaattaacccttttaaacgaaaaaaaaatagtgtggtcagagcactatcccaataaacatatttcaatataaaatagtattagcagtgggaaaaaatcccaagtgtaaatacgtacatacttttgacttttgatttgaattggacgactacttagagagatttaaagctaaaaagtactacagatgacagataaaatacccaactctagattccaatattcattttaaacagaaaattgacatatttcgaaacatcgaccgaacaacaccaagctATAGGAAAATcgctcgagccaatcaacattctataagaaaagtcatatctcgtctcttcACCAGTttttgtgtcgaacagtgttaaatatgtacttttaactACTGTGAGAATTCCAATAAGCTATGTTGAATGTATAGAATTAGCACAACTTGTACAATTCCGAtccaaaaccagtgatctcataaatttcacaacaatacacaagtcttacgatggcatcatcatcgctcctgtacaaacatgcagaactcgagggcaacgtcccctttgactattccagaagaaagagttcatcgctcaatcgtaaaacgaacgaaatccaacagtgatgtcatcatgcAACTGCAACACGTGTCCTGAAGACGTCTGCACGTGGCACACGTGTAAGGATACATTGTATCTGCAGTGACCGCATTCTTAaatgaacgacgtcctggcTATGACATAGCTATGGCATCAGCGCCATAGCTATAAAACAAACGATGCCCAGAGCTGAGGTTAACATACGGACAAAAACACGTGTCCTGAAAACAGGTCAACATACGGATAAAACACGTGTCCCGAAGACAAAGATCCTGCACACGGCACGCCTAGAACTTGCTTATATAAACCCGCACAGCGGACGCACCGGCTAGTTCAGTCGGGCTTTCCCCTGAAGTAGGCAACTATCCCACTTCCCCGTGAATTTTCTGTATAATAAACTTATAAACTGAAGAAAATTTCCTCTTATTATCTACAACGAGTTTCCATAGACTGGGTTTTGGTCACAACATAACCTCCCGTCCTATAAATAGATCAAAAGCTATTAGTAATCTCAAGTTTCCAATATAAAGCGATTCtaggtttaatttattttatttatttatacatatatattttagctatcaagctaattttaaaatacatcttaattataaaacttaactctaaaatttataattaacttatatgtactgtccctcacagatgAATTACATTTTAGAGAAAAAATCTGGGTTTCATATTGAAGACCAACCTTTCATTCATGTCTACAAGTAAACTATAAACGAATCTCTAAAGTATTAATGACTTTTGTATTGAGCCAAATTTTAGcgttaatataaatactaaccCTTCATATTTCAATACGGACTGAAAATTTAAACACTAAAAATACAGGACTGTAAGgtggacttttcttgccaacgtacaGAAGCCTGgatttttcaagtgaaaatgaTGGATGGCAACTCTAATTTTGACACCCAACGTTCTAGAAACCCCACTCGAGTTTGTCACCAGCGCCTCTTGCATATCAATATGTCAAGACCGTGAGCTCTAAACGTCTTAAGAGTCTACATCTAGGCATCCATTGCCCAGTATCCACTCTCCAGGAGTTCGTGCTTCTCCCTCCCAAGGAGCAATGGAATGCAGACTTTGTCTCTGCTCTGCTCCAGCAGGgtccttcgtctccatccatgacgaccctcatccaccGCGATTGGTGCAgcgcatttggacctgctgtcagctgcgggtcAGCTACGTTACACTTGAACCACTGCTATTATTAATTTGCTAGTCCTCGTAATCGTCAATACCTTTTACATTTGTAGGTTAGGAAAGATGACCATCTGCCAGATATGATATGCCTTTCTTGTGTCAACAATCTTGAATTGTTCCACAGCTTTCGAAACTCTTGTTTTAAGAACGACACAGCGTCGAGGGTGAAATTAGACAAGTATTTGAAAGTCAAGCCGGAGGAAGTTTTGCTGGAAGATGTGTTGGGTGCTGATTGGCCACCTAACATTTGTAGTTCACCAGACGATGGCGAGGTAAGTAAATAAGATTCGAGTGCTTTATTAGATTCTTAACGAAACATTCAGTtaatcgaaaatataaatttacatgttAAATTGAATAACGTTCGGTTTATTTTTTAGACCTCTGGAAGAAAAATGACTTCGACAGATAATAATATGACAGCAATAATAGATACCAATAGACACGTTCTGGCGGAAGAATTACCATTTCGTAAAGCTTTAGATAATATGTGCTCTCCAAATTCTGAATTGGACCATAAAACAGAATTCCGAGACAAATTGTTTACTCATAAAAACAATCTTTTGACACGGGAAAACTCGGATACTCGAAGAAAGCTACATGATTGcgtcatttgttcaaaaacatttactacgaaacaaaatcttagtacacatatgggtattcacactggggtaaagccacacaaatgtgacatttgttcaaaaacatttactacaaAGCAAAATCTTAGtacacatatgggtattcatactggggtaaagccacataaatgtgccatttgtttaaaatcattccgtAGAATATGTGAACTCAgtgcacatatgggtattcatactgtgGTAAAGCCTTACAAatgcgacatttgtttaaaatcattccttaAAAAGTGTGTACTTAgtgcacatatgggtattcatactggcgtaaagccatacaaatgtgacatttgttcaaaaacgtTTACTACGAAACAcaatcttagtgcacatatgggtattcatactggggtaaagccaaacaaatgtgacatttgttcgaaaacatttactacgaaacataATCTTAGtacacatatgggtattcatactggggtaaagccacacaaatgtgaaatttgttcaaaaacatttaatacGAAACATATTCTtagtgtacatatgcatattcatactggggtaaagccacacaattgtgacatttgttcaaaaacatttactaccAAACGcaatcttagtgcacatatggaTATTCATACGGGgctaaagccacacaaatgtgacatttgttcaaaaacatttactatgaAACGAAATCTTCGtgaacatatgggtattcataccgGGGTAAAGCCAAACAAatgcgacatttgtttaaaatcattccttagaaaatGTGAACTCAGTGCACATATTCGTATTCATGCTGGGTTaaggccacacaaatgtgacatttgttcaaaaacatttactacgaaacaaatTCTTAGTGCACAtgtgggtattcatactggggtaacgccacacaaatgtgacatttgttcaaaaacatttacaagGAAACAAggtcttagtgcacatatgggtattcatactggagtaaagccacacaaatgtgacatttgtttaaaatcattccttagGAAATGTGAACTCAGTGCACATATGGTTATTCATAcaggggtaaagccacacaaatgtcacatttgttcaaaaacatttactaagAAACATAATCTTAGTGTACATATGGATATTCATACTGTAGTAAAGCCACACAATgtgacatttatttaaaatcgtaattacgtaAAGCATATACGAGCTTTTCTGCGAAGATTATTATTTCGTTAACAACACCGTGGTTTTTTCTTTTGCTGCAGCTTTACAATACTTTTAGGGTAAGTTGgtgattaatttgtaaaaaaaatactttcatttatgttttaaattgattgtgagtcttaaatagtttttttttagattagtcAAAAAGGAATTCTTTatagcattaataaaaataataagtattatagcattaataaaaactataatgttttataaacataaaatcgcgACAATAGAGGGTGTAAGCTATACGGCTGTTTGCAAAATAAGGAAACATCTGGAACAAAGTGGAGATTCCAGATGTTAGACAAGCAAAATGATGACAAGATATGGGCAGAGTATTTCAAAAAGCATGAAAAATCGGTTGAGCTGATGAAAATTTTGTCATTCATTATGTCCATCCCTGCAGTAATGCTTACCCAGAAAGAGTATTTAGTCACATGAAGTATGTGGACCTTCGTCCACATACTTCATGTGACTAAAAGTGGCCTTCGCCAGGAATAACATGAATATCGACTTAGTAAAGGCGGAATTTCAACTACGACCTCTTTTactcttatgtatatatttttttgtattcgagTAAAGGAACCAAATTTAACGAGGCGTGAAAGCCAGTTAAATTTTGATAACTGAacatgatgacaatttttttctaaattaatattttccgcaagtaaaatctataaaatttgttccgaacgattaaaaaaaatatataaaaattgagttTTGAGCTATTTGTCCCGGAATTGTCTCGGAAAAAGTTGACAACCCTAATGTACATACCTCTGCCAAATTGACTTTTCCTCCATAAGCATTATTTATTAAGTCATGCTTTCCAAATACTATATCTCCATTTTTAAATGCAGCAGTAGTACTGGTTCGTTCGTTGGACGTGTAGATGTACCGTAACTAGAGGATACATAAACAATTATAAACCGTGTCGAAGAAATTGTTGACAATGTGTTAAAATAATTCACGAAAAATTATCCAAGTCGATTTCTAAAACTTTTATTtctacaaacctcctttacgtttacGTAAGACGTCTTTTTTATATGTCTTATCTTGTATTTATAACCATTCTgagcataatttaaaataaaaaatatacattttattttgttttattttttttttttgccactcATTACAGTTCCCCAAAGCGACACTGTAACATTTTAAACGAGATAATAATTcacatgaaaagaaaaaaaaatacataaaaaagatAGAGCatgataaacattttaaaaattataaacaaattaaaaacaagtaaatgtCTGTTCATagctatccagcac containing:
- the LOC143920007 gene encoding uncharacterized protein LOC143920007 isoform X1, producing the protein MECRLCLCSAPAGSFVSIHDDPHPPRLVQRIWTCCQLRVRKDDHLPDMICLSCVNNLELFHSFRNSCFKNDTASRVKLDKYLKVKPEEVLLEDVLGADWPPNICSSPDDGETSGRKMTSTDNNMTAIIDTNRHVLAEELPFRKALDNMCSPNSELDHKTEFRDKLFTHKNNLLTRENSDTRRKLHDCVICSKTFTTKQNLSTHMGIHTGVKPHKCDICSKTFTTKQNLSTHMGIHTGVKPHKCAICLKSFRRICELSAHMGIHTVVKPYKCDICLKSFLKKCVLSAHMGIHTGVKPYKCDICSKTFTTKHNLSAHMGIHTGVKPNKCDICSKTFTTKHNLSTHMGIHTGVKPHKCEICSKTFNTKHILSVHMHIHTGVKPHNCDICSKTFTTKRNLSAHMDIHTGLKPHKCDICSKTFTMKRNLREHMGIHTGVKPNKCDICLKSFLRKCELSAHIRIHAGLRPHKCDICSKTFTTKQILSAHVGIHTGVTPHKCDICSKTFTRKQGLSAHMGIHTGVKPHKCDICLKSFLRKCELSAHMVIHTGVKPHKCHICSKTFTKKHNLSVHMDIHTVVKPHNVTFI
- the LOC143920007 gene encoding uncharacterized protein LOC143920007 isoform X2, producing MECRLCLCSAPAGSFVSIHDDPHPPRLVQRIWTCCQLRVRKDDHLPDMICLSCVNNLELFHSFRNSCFKNDTASRVKLDKYLKVKPEEVLLEDVLGADWPPNICSSPDDGETSGRKMTSTDNNMTAIIDTNRHVLAEELPFRKALDNMCSPNSELDHKTEFRDKLFTHKNNLLTRENSDTRRKLHDCVICSKTFTTKQNLSTHMGIHTGVKPHKCDICSKTFTTKQNLSTHMGIHTGVKPHKCAICLKSFRRICELSAHMGIHTVVKPYKCDICLKSFLKKCVLSAHMGIHTGVKPYKCDICSKTFTTKHNLSAHMGIHTGVKPNKCDICSKTFTTKHNLSTHMGIHTGVKPHKCEICSKTFNTKHILSVHMHIHTGG